From the Salinimicrobium tongyeongense genome, one window contains:
- the xerD gene encoding site-specific tyrosine recombinase XerD, whose translation MNWENALKDYRHYLKIERGLAANTIENYALDVEKLSNWVVANEIKTSPVSISEGEVQQFIYELAKKMNARSQARIISGLRSFFSYLVFEDYRKTNPLELIESPKTGRKLPATLSTEEIDTLIAAIDLSKPEGERNRAILETLYGCGLRVSELTNLQLSDLFFDEGFIKVTGKGSKSRFVPIAETTCKYIKLYIKHIRAHQDIQKGHEDTLFLNRRGKQLTRAMIFTIITRLASMIGLQKKISPHTFRHSFATHLLENGADLRAIQQMLGHESITTTEIYVHMDRSHLRKVMEEFHPRR comes from the coding sequence GTGAACTGGGAAAATGCCTTGAAAGACTACCGCCACTACCTCAAAATTGAGCGAGGCCTGGCCGCGAATACCATAGAGAATTACGCGCTCGATGTAGAAAAACTTTCAAACTGGGTGGTGGCAAATGAGATCAAAACATCGCCTGTTTCTATTTCTGAAGGTGAAGTACAACAGTTCATATACGAGCTTGCCAAAAAAATGAATGCCCGCTCGCAGGCAAGAATCATTTCGGGCCTTCGCAGCTTCTTTAGTTATCTTGTCTTTGAAGATTACCGCAAAACCAATCCTCTCGAATTAATTGAATCTCCAAAAACAGGACGTAAATTGCCAGCTACCCTTTCTACGGAAGAGATCGATACTCTTATTGCGGCCATAGACCTTAGTAAACCTGAAGGAGAAAGGAACCGTGCCATTTTGGAAACCCTGTACGGCTGCGGACTCCGGGTTTCTGAATTGACAAATCTTCAGCTTAGCGATCTGTTCTTTGATGAAGGCTTTATTAAGGTAACCGGAAAGGGAAGCAAATCGCGCTTTGTACCCATAGCTGAAACCACCTGCAAATACATTAAACTTTACATAAAGCATATACGGGCGCACCAGGATATCCAAAAAGGCCACGAAGACACACTATTTCTGAATCGCCGTGGTAAGCAGCTCACTCGCGCCATGATCTTTACAATTATAACAAGACTGGCGAGCATGATCGGATTACAAAAAAAGATTAGCCCGCACACCTTCAGGCATTCCTTTGCAACGCATTTACTTGAAAACGGGGCCGATTTACGGGCCATTCAGCAAATGCTGGGGCACGAGAGCATCACCACTACCGAGATTTACGTTCATATGGACCGTTCCCACCTGCGCAAAGTAATGGAGGAGTTTCACCCGAGACGTTAG